A genomic window from Salvelinus namaycush isolate Seneca chromosome 5, SaNama_1.0, whole genome shotgun sequence includes:
- the LOC120046926 gene encoding RDS/peripherin-like protein xRDS35: MVLLKLQFPLQRRVRLAQGLWLLSWLAVLAGAFTFSLGVYLKTELLRRAEVMDNTEIHVVPNILMLVGLVTMGINLFAGRVCQDSLDSARFPPWKPFLLPWYGLAWMVCVWLLSAVVLSYALQGHLEESLKVGLRNGIRFYRDTDVPGRCFQKETIDRLQMELRCCGNTNYRDWFEVQWISNRYLDFTSKEVKDRVRSNVDGRYLMDGVPFSCCNPGSPRPCLQNHLTDNAAHYNYEHQSEELNLYNRGCRQALVDYYMGLMNTIGPGILSVISLQISVLVSLRYLHTSLEGVDPENPEADSEGYILAKGVKETLMDVKTTVFKLLQFGQVEAGDEAEAGADGEKAATSS; the protein is encoded by the exons ATGGTGCTGCTGAAGCTGCAGTTCCCTCTGCAGAGGCGTGTGCGTCTGGCCCAGGGTCTGTGGCTGCTGTCCTGGCTGGCCGTGCTGGCTGGGGCCTTCACCTTCTCCCTGGGAGTGTACCTCAAGACCGAGCTGCTCCGCAGGGCAGAG GTGATGGATAACACAGAGATCCACGTGGTGCCCAACATCTTGATGCTGGTGGGCTTGGTAACCATGGGGATCAACCTGTTTGCTGGGCGGGTGTGTCAGGACTCCCTGGACTCTGCCCGGTTCCCCCCCTGGAAGCCCTTCCTGCTGCCCTGGTATGGCCTGGCCTGGATGGTGTGTGTCTGGTTGCTGTCTGCTGTGGTGCTCAGCTATGCCCTGCAGGGACACCTCGAGGAGTCACTCAAG GTGGGCCTGAGGAACGGTATCCGGTTCTACCGGGACACGGACGTCCCGGGCCGCTGCTTCCAGAAGGAGACCATCGACAGGCTGCAAATGGAACTGCGTTGCTGCGGCAACACCAACTACAGGGACTGGTTCGAGGTGCAGTGGATCAGCAACAGATACCTGGACTTCACCTCTAAAGAAGTCaaaga TCGTGTGCGTAGCAACGTGGACGGTCGTTACCTGATGGATGGAGTCCCCTTCAGCTGCTGTAACCCCGGCTCCCCTCGGCCCTGCCTCCAGAACCACCTGACTGACAACGCTGCTCACTACAACTATGAGCACCAGAGTGAGGAGCTGAACCTGTACAACCGCGGCTGCAGACAGGCGCTGGTCGACTATTACATGGGCCTCATGAACACCATCGGCCCTGGGATTCTGTCGGTCATCTCCCTGCAG ATATCAGTGTTGGTGAGCCTGCGGTACCTGCACACGTCTCTGGAGGGTGTGGACCCGGAGAACCCCGAAGCTGATAGCGAGGGCTACATCCTGGCGAAGGGGGTTAAGGAGACCCTGATGGATGTCAAGACCACTGTGTTCAAACTGCTGCAGTTCGGACAG GTGGAAGCAGGTGACGAGGCAGAAGCTGGGGCGGACGGCGAGAAGGCAGCCACGTCCAGCTAG